A region from the Leptospirillum ferriphilum ML-04 genome encodes:
- a CDS encoding FAD-dependent oxidoreductase → MNVDVTIVGAGAGGLTLATILGKAGFRILVIDARDEIRPVRRGELIQPLGLEILEEIGLLEPLYALPHIRYSEFVFLDGKGRPLMRSRYDLGNDRFPFAVSLEPHLMDQMVLSHLASLANVDVRFGAAYVEHHDTGDGVDLWWSEGERMCQAHTKVLVGDDGRRSLVRKNAGIPGRIETYRDSYLSWSFDCPADAPESVKNPLGRYFIGRGKIFFLFAVSPRRRFFLYMLPNGDRNSLRRRGLRAFLSELDDWVPGLGNVLSQTGLETLEQIPDMSVMKIDLDRWSSGPVVLIGDAAHAMNPHVAQGRNQSMEDARVLGKLLSREMSAGQGSVLQGIAEYESRRKPRTMELHRLADEMTWIWNSGNPVIVALREKVFRGLDKMPSVSRKIVRTISGLSFEPLTPMDKLKAFWSG, encoded by the coding sequence TTGAATGTCGACGTCACCATTGTAGGGGCCGGAGCCGGAGGACTGACACTGGCCACGATTCTGGGAAAAGCGGGCTTCCGGATTCTGGTGATCGATGCGCGTGATGAAATCCGGCCTGTCCGACGGGGTGAGCTGATCCAGCCTCTCGGTCTGGAAATTTTGGAGGAGATCGGTCTTCTGGAACCCCTGTATGCTCTTCCTCACATCCGTTACTCCGAATTTGTTTTTCTGGACGGAAAAGGTCGTCCTCTCATGCGGTCCCGCTATGATCTCGGAAATGACCGTTTCCCGTTTGCGGTCTCCCTGGAGCCGCATCTCATGGATCAGATGGTTCTCTCTCATCTTGCGAGCCTTGCCAACGTGGATGTCCGCTTCGGGGCGGCATACGTTGAGCATCATGATACGGGAGACGGCGTTGATCTGTGGTGGTCGGAGGGCGAACGGATGTGTCAGGCCCATACCAAAGTTCTGGTCGGTGACGACGGCCGTCGCTCTCTGGTTCGGAAGAACGCCGGAATCCCGGGTCGCATCGAGACCTACAGAGACTCTTACCTGTCCTGGAGTTTTGACTGCCCGGCAGATGCACCGGAGAGCGTGAAGAATCCCCTTGGAAGATATTTTATTGGCCGCGGAAAAATTTTTTTCCTGTTTGCGGTTTCTCCTAGAAGACGGTTTTTCCTCTATATGCTGCCCAATGGGGACCGAAACAGTTTACGTCGAAGAGGCCTTCGGGCTTTTTTGTCCGAACTGGACGATTGGGTGCCCGGTCTGGGAAATGTCCTTTCGCAGACCGGGCTCGAAACTCTCGAACAAATCCCGGATATGTCGGTCATGAAAATTGACCTGGACAGATGGTCTTCCGGGCCTGTTGTCCTGATCGGGGATGCTGCCCATGCGATGAACCCTCACGTGGCACAGGGAAGAAATCAGTCTATGGAGGACGCACGTGTACTGGGGAAACTCCTTTCCCGGGAAATGTCTGCCGGGCAGGGGAGTGTTCTCCAAGGGATAGCAGAGTATGAATCCCGACGGAAGCCCAGGACGATGGAGCTCCACAGACTGGCGGACGAAATGACATGGATCTGGAACTCGGGGAATCCCGTTATTGTGGCCTTGAGAGAGAAGGTCTTTCGGGGATTGGACAAAATGCCCTCCGTCAGCCGGAAAATTGTGCGGACCATCTCTGGCCTTTCGTTTGAGCCTCTGACCCCCATGGACAAGTTGAAAGCATTCTGGTCAGGATGA
- the zwf gene encoding glucose-6-phosphate dehydrogenase, protein MDLKVAPPLTLVIFGASGDLTRRKLLPSLYDLWADGLMNADTEIVGVARRVKSHAEFREEISEGIRSYSRSGAKNDEKLESFLSRVFYQSGDFEDPSTYDTLRAALLEEGRVKRTRGNVIFYLATPPSYFVPIIRQIGDHGLAGVPGGGAENLPFTRIVIEKPFGRDLSSARELNGELLTVFREEQVYRIDHYLGKETVQNILVFRLANPIFGELWSNVHVSRVEIRVMESLGMEGRGGYFEEAGILRDMIQSHLLQLLSLTAMEPPVAFEAQAIRDEKVKVLRSLKPYSKEEISANILRGQYVQGVFEGTPVPGYREEAKVSPGSRVETFAALRLEIQNWRWAGVPFFLIAGKRLKKKSTEITLFFKAHPFAIFRLAQCDDNIPNSLTIRIQPNEGVSIRFGLKRPSSGLHIDPAEMDFSYQEVYQDHPPDAYERLLHDAMVGDSTLFARNDEVERAWAYITPFLSDPQTARVPVFYEAGSDGPEELSTFLSRS, encoded by the coding sequence ATGGATCTGAAGGTTGCCCCTCCACTCACACTTGTCATTTTTGGTGCTTCAGGAGATTTGACCCGTCGGAAACTCCTGCCTTCCCTCTATGATCTGTGGGCGGACGGGTTGATGAATGCTGACACCGAAATTGTCGGTGTTGCACGCCGTGTCAAAAGTCATGCAGAATTCCGGGAGGAAATTTCCGAGGGAATTCGTTCTTATTCACGCTCCGGAGCCAAAAACGACGAAAAGCTTGAGTCTTTTCTGTCTCGCGTTTTTTATCAGTCCGGTGATTTTGAGGATCCGTCCACATACGACACGTTGCGGGCAGCCTTGCTGGAAGAAGGGAGAGTCAAGCGGACACGCGGGAATGTCATTTTTTATCTGGCCACTCCCCCGAGCTATTTTGTTCCGATTATCCGCCAGATCGGAGACCACGGTCTGGCGGGTGTGCCGGGAGGAGGCGCCGAAAACCTTCCCTTTACCCGGATCGTGATCGAAAAGCCTTTCGGTCGGGATTTGTCCAGTGCGAGAGAGTTGAACGGGGAACTTCTGACGGTCTTTCGGGAGGAGCAGGTCTATCGAATCGATCATTACCTGGGGAAAGAAACGGTTCAGAATATTCTGGTTTTCCGCCTGGCCAATCCGATCTTTGGTGAACTCTGGAGCAATGTCCATGTTTCCCGCGTCGAAATCCGGGTGATGGAAAGTCTGGGGATGGAAGGGCGTGGCGGTTACTTTGAAGAAGCCGGAATTCTGCGGGACATGATCCAGAGCCATTTACTGCAGCTGCTCTCCCTGACGGCGATGGAACCGCCGGTTGCCTTCGAAGCCCAGGCGATCCGGGATGAGAAAGTCAAGGTTCTCCGTTCTCTGAAGCCCTATTCAAAAGAGGAAATTTCGGCAAACATTTTAAGGGGGCAATATGTCCAGGGCGTCTTCGAAGGCACCCCTGTCCCGGGATACCGGGAGGAGGCCAAGGTGTCCCCGGGATCCCGTGTCGAAACGTTTGCCGCTCTTCGACTCGAAATTCAGAACTGGCGGTGGGCTGGCGTTCCGTTTTTTCTGATTGCCGGAAAGAGGCTCAAGAAAAAGTCTACCGAGATCACTCTTTTCTTCAAGGCGCACCCCTTCGCGATTTTTCGGCTTGCCCAATGCGACGATAATATTCCGAATTCACTCACGATCCGGATTCAGCCGAATGAAGGTGTGTCCATTCGCTTCGGTCTCAAGAGACCGTCGTCCGGGCTGCATATCGATCCGGCCGAGATGGACTTTTCCTACCAGGAAGTCTATCAGGACCATCCGCCGGACGCCTATGAAAGACTGTTGCATGATGCCATGGTCGGGGACTCCACCCTCTTTGCCCGAAACGACGAGGTGGAGAGGGCCTGGGCGTATATCACGCCATTCCTCTCCGATCCTCAGACGGCGCGTGTTCCTGTCTTTTATGAAGCGGGCTCGGACGGGCCGGAAGAACTGTCCACCTTTTTGAGCAGGTCCTGA
- a CDS encoding bifunctional transaldolase/phosoglucose isomerase, which produces MSSPSNPTGADTPSRVKELSALGQSIWLDSISRELMDSGKLDHLIRVVGIRGMTSNPTIFEKAINGSSAYDGEIAFLARRGYTPQQILRVLMVRDIQRACDFFRPVHQETQGNDGFVSIEVNPLLAHKTEETIAEARLLHRLVNRPNLMVKVPGTPEGMPAIEALTAIGMSINVTLLFSPRAYQDAAEAYIRGLEAFVAKGGDPSRVHSVASVFVSRIDTLVDKKLEALSSSSGKDPQIDPKSLLGRAGIDNSRVIYDLFRELFHSNRFSEMALRGGHVQRPLWASTGTKNPAYSDVLYVDSLTAPETVNTVPESTLNFYLDHGSVQLAIDPASRAVSKDPGETFRKLEAVGIRMEDVFSQLVTEGVKAFDQSFVTLTNTLGEKARSLKGTGGSSGLSKLFIQDKRFLGEAATLKSDWQRDRVLERLLEGDPSLFPGDSGKNARAMGFLSDIDRLTERRSEFLAAGEELRAKKIRTILWLGMGGSILSTLALAESFSDPDVCILGVDTTDPETIVRLAEEAGLGGEGGAPPSLRIVVSSQSGSTLEVSSLYSYFRALLEKKGVRAAGEYFWALTDPSSSLESLAIREKFGRIIRNTPGIPGRFSAFSVPVLLAASLLKGPRGLDQAMNASRLAYEALQKNGYDGRGLSLAVFLGAGYRTGRDKVLLFGPPKLSGWFEQLLAEGTGKSGTGWIPSGPGNADDRSEKEKPSDRLLLEIAFPESPDMDSLSRISRMEEAGESSFFFTVNSEADIYSFFLDAMVGVSLAARDRGVNPFEAPDVALPKEKTRDILDRFAQVGSRVWEEPQPKTYLKPVFKNEDVSIFAEGFSPKISSSGDLSASVYSVLDDLVKVRKKSPYLVLQSWLPSSEKVEGRLLCWGKWVSRRYSLPVMVVRGPAFLHMVGQVQKGGPAEGLFLQFSVKDMMDLPVPGQPYGFATLFRSQQLGEFFALSQLRHPVAELRFSSRTEAERFLDSSLKQV; this is translated from the coding sequence ATGTCCTCCCCTTCCAATCCGACGGGGGCCGACACCCCATCCCGCGTCAAGGAGCTGTCAGCTCTGGGACAAAGTATCTGGTTGGACAGCATCAGTCGGGAACTGATGGATTCCGGAAAACTGGACCATCTGATTCGCGTGGTCGGGATCCGCGGAATGACCTCCAATCCAACCATCTTTGAAAAAGCAATTAATGGAAGCTCTGCGTATGACGGTGAGATCGCATTTCTGGCGAGAAGAGGATATACCCCCCAGCAGATCCTTCGCGTCCTGATGGTGAGGGACATTCAGCGGGCATGCGATTTTTTCCGTCCCGTCCATCAGGAAACCCAGGGAAACGATGGATTCGTTTCCATCGAAGTCAATCCTCTCCTTGCGCACAAAACCGAAGAAACCATTGCCGAGGCCCGGCTGCTCCATCGCCTTGTCAATCGGCCGAATCTGATGGTCAAGGTGCCGGGAACGCCCGAAGGGATGCCGGCCATCGAAGCCCTGACGGCGATCGGGATGTCCATCAATGTCACACTCCTTTTTTCTCCCCGTGCCTATCAAGATGCGGCGGAAGCCTATATCCGGGGGCTCGAAGCCTTTGTGGCAAAAGGGGGAGACCCTTCCCGCGTGCACAGCGTGGCAAGCGTTTTTGTGAGCCGCATCGACACCCTGGTGGACAAAAAACTCGAGGCACTTTCGTCGTCTTCGGGAAAAGACCCCCAAATCGATCCCAAATCCCTTCTGGGACGGGCCGGAATTGATAACAGCCGTGTGATTTATGATCTTTTCCGGGAGCTTTTTCACTCGAATCGTTTTTCGGAAATGGCTCTCCGGGGAGGGCATGTCCAGAGGCCTCTGTGGGCCTCGACGGGGACAAAAAATCCCGCATACTCGGACGTTCTTTATGTGGATTCCCTGACGGCTCCGGAAACGGTCAACACGGTTCCGGAATCCACCCTCAATTTCTATCTCGATCACGGATCGGTGCAATTGGCGATCGACCCTGCCTCACGGGCTGTTTCCAAAGATCCGGGGGAAACTTTCCGGAAGCTGGAGGCTGTTGGAATCCGGATGGAGGACGTTTTTTCCCAGCTGGTGACCGAAGGGGTGAAAGCCTTTGACCAGTCTTTTGTCACGCTGACGAATACGCTTGGGGAAAAGGCCCGTTCCCTGAAGGGAACGGGAGGATCATCAGGCTTGTCGAAACTCTTTATCCAGGACAAAAGGTTTTTAGGGGAAGCAGCGACGCTGAAGTCCGACTGGCAGCGGGACAGAGTTCTGGAAAGGCTCCTGGAAGGGGATCCCTCCCTCTTTCCGGGCGACTCCGGAAAAAACGCCAGGGCGATGGGATTCCTATCCGACATTGACCGCCTGACGGAGCGCCGGAGTGAATTCCTGGCCGCGGGAGAAGAACTTCGCGCCAAGAAGATCCGGACGATTTTATGGCTTGGGATGGGAGGGTCGATCCTCTCGACACTGGCGCTTGCGGAATCTTTTTCAGATCCGGACGTCTGCATTCTGGGTGTGGACACCACAGATCCGGAAACCATTGTCCGGCTTGCAGAAGAGGCAGGACTGGGCGGAGAAGGCGGTGCTCCACCTTCCTTGCGCATTGTTGTCTCCTCACAGTCTGGATCCACCCTGGAAGTGTCGAGTTTATACTCCTATTTCCGGGCACTTCTTGAGAAAAAAGGAGTCCGGGCAGCGGGAGAATATTTCTGGGCGCTGACCGATCCTTCTTCTTCCCTGGAATCTCTTGCCATCCGGGAAAAGTTTGGCCGGATTATCCGGAATACTCCTGGAATCCCCGGACGGTTTTCCGCGTTTTCTGTGCCAGTTTTACTGGCCGCTTCCCTTTTAAAGGGGCCGCGGGGTCTGGATCAGGCCATGAACGCGAGTCGCCTGGCCTACGAAGCTCTCCAGAAAAACGGGTATGATGGACGGGGACTGAGCCTTGCCGTTTTCCTTGGTGCCGGTTATCGGACGGGACGGGACAAGGTGTTGTTGTTTGGTCCCCCAAAGCTTTCCGGGTGGTTTGAACAGTTGCTGGCCGAAGGAACCGGAAAGTCCGGCACCGGCTGGATTCCTTCCGGTCCGGGAAATGCCGATGACAGGTCTGAAAAAGAAAAACCGTCCGACCGCCTTCTTTTGGAGATTGCTTTCCCGGAGTCTCCGGACATGGACTCTTTGTCCAGGATTTCCCGCATGGAAGAAGCCGGGGAGTCTTCATTTTTCTTCACGGTCAATTCGGAAGCAGACATCTACTCGTTTTTCCTGGATGCCATGGTCGGGGTTTCCCTTGCGGCCAGGGATCGGGGCGTCAATCCCTTCGAAGCTCCGGACGTGGCTCTTCCGAAGGAAAAAACCCGGGACATTCTGGACCGTTTTGCTCAGGTGGGGAGCCGAGTCTGGGAGGAACCCCAGCCGAAGACGTACCTTAAGCCGGTCTTTAAGAATGAGGATGTGTCGATTTTTGCGGAAGGATTTTCGCCGAAGATTTCCTCCTCCGGAGATCTGTCTGCCTCTGTTTATTCCGTGTTGGACGATCTTGTGAAGGTTCGGAAAAAATCACCTTATCTCGTCCTGCAATCCTGGCTTCCGTCCTCGGAAAAAGTGGAAGGCCGCCTCCTGTGTTGGGGAAAATGGGTTTCCAGGCGATATTCCCTGCCGGTCATGGTTGTTCGGGGTCCCGCTTTTTTGCACATGGTTGGACAGGTGCAGAAGGGAGGACCTGCGGAAGGGCTTTTCCTCCAGTTTTCCGTCAAGGACATGATGGACTTGCCTGTTCCGGGACAGCCTTACGGGTTTGCAACCCTTTTTCGTTCCCAGCAGCTGGGGGAATTTTTTGCCCTGTCCCAGTTGCGACACCCCGTGGCTGAACTGCGGTTTTCGAGTCGCACGGAGGCGGAACGTTTTCTCGATTCGTCCCTGAAGCAGGTATAA
- the tkt gene encoding transketolase: MSNIDDRAINTIRMLALDAVQKANSGHPGTPMGFASPAYVLWSEYLRFNPKDPAWPNRDRFVLSAGHASMLLYGLLHLFGYGLELEDLRNFRQWGSRTPGHPEYGHTAGVETTTGPLGQGFSNAVGMALALRYAGGIFNRPGHSILDPRVFVVAGDGDMMEGISNEAASLAGHQGLSNLICLYDDNHISIDGSTSLAFTEEVGDRFLALNWSVRYVKDGNDREEVRAALAWATDPEIQMEEEAGTPKLIVIRTHIGFGSPKYQDTAHAHGSALGAEEVLNTKRNLGWPETPDFFVPEDVREHFDALAREKTRAQNRWQEELKKYGEAYPDLLVLWKEWMSGDALGKKVLENYPPYSPDPKGLATRQAFGEALQVASKELPALWGGSADLAPSNNTLIKGEVDCQKGTPTGKNLHFGVREHAMGGILNGMSLTGMVRPYGGTFLVFSDYMRGAMRLSALMHQPVLYVLTHDSIGLGEDGPTHQPVEHLAGLRAIPGMTVYRPGDANETVQALSIILADRTGPACLVLSRQKVPTLPVAPETVRKGVETGGYIVRETGENPSLVLVASGSELGLLWQVQDLLKERKIATRLVSVPSISRLRRQTPESIARIFPADRPRVLVEAAHPMGWYPLARPGDLVLGMETFGASAPAERLMEAFGFTPEAVLSRIDRQWPGGSFR; this comes from the coding sequence ATGTCAAACATTGACGATCGCGCCATCAACACGATTCGCATGCTGGCTCTGGATGCTGTCCAGAAGGCCAATTCCGGTCATCCGGGAACGCCGATGGGATTTGCTTCACCGGCCTACGTCCTGTGGTCGGAATACCTCCGGTTCAACCCGAAGGATCCGGCCTGGCCCAACCGGGATCGCTTTGTCCTGTCGGCCGGTCATGCGTCCATGCTTTTGTATGGCTTGCTCCACCTTTTTGGCTATGGTCTTGAACTTGAAGATCTCCGGAATTTTCGCCAGTGGGGGAGCCGGACTCCAGGACATCCGGAATACGGGCATACGGCGGGTGTGGAGACAACCACCGGACCCCTCGGGCAGGGTTTTTCAAACGCTGTCGGGATGGCACTGGCGTTGCGTTATGCCGGTGGCATTTTTAACCGTCCGGGGCATTCCATTCTCGATCCCCGCGTCTTTGTCGTGGCTGGTGATGGGGACATGATGGAAGGGATCTCAAACGAAGCGGCTTCCCTGGCCGGCCATCAGGGGCTTTCCAACCTGATCTGTCTCTACGACGACAATCATATCTCGATCGATGGGTCCACGAGCCTTGCGTTTACCGAAGAAGTCGGAGACCGCTTCCTGGCGCTGAACTGGTCCGTCCGGTATGTCAAGGACGGAAATGACCGTGAGGAGGTCCGGGCCGCTCTCGCCTGGGCAACAGACCCCGAAATTCAGATGGAGGAGGAGGCAGGCACGCCAAAGCTGATCGTCATCCGGACACACATCGGTTTCGGAAGCCCCAAATATCAGGATACGGCGCATGCGCATGGAAGCGCCTTGGGGGCGGAAGAGGTTCTCAACACCAAAAGAAATCTGGGGTGGCCCGAAACCCCCGACTTTTTCGTCCCGGAAGACGTCCGGGAACATTTTGATGCTCTTGCACGGGAAAAGACCCGGGCACAGAACCGATGGCAGGAAGAACTCAAAAAATACGGGGAAGCCTACCCGGACCTTCTGGTCCTCTGGAAAGAATGGATGTCCGGTGATGCTCTGGGGAAAAAAGTCCTCGAAAACTACCCTCCGTATTCGCCCGACCCCAAGGGTCTCGCAACGCGTCAGGCGTTCGGGGAAGCCCTGCAGGTCGCCTCGAAAGAGCTTCCTGCCCTTTGGGGAGGGTCGGCAGATCTCGCTCCTTCCAACAACACCCTGATCAAGGGGGAGGTGGATTGCCAGAAGGGGACCCCGACGGGGAAAAACCTGCATTTCGGGGTGAGGGAACACGCGATGGGCGGAATCTTGAACGGAATGTCTCTCACCGGCATGGTGCGCCCCTATGGAGGGACGTTTCTGGTGTTTTCCGATTATATGCGGGGCGCCATGAGACTGTCGGCTCTCATGCACCAGCCCGTCCTCTATGTTTTGACGCATGACAGCATCGGCCTCGGAGAGGATGGACCGACCCACCAGCCGGTCGAACACCTTGCCGGGCTGCGGGCTATCCCGGGCATGACCGTTTACCGGCCGGGAGATGCCAACGAGACCGTCCAGGCCCTTTCCATTATTCTGGCGGATCGCACCGGTCCGGCCTGTCTGGTTTTGTCGAGGCAAAAAGTTCCGACGCTCCCGGTGGCTCCCGAAACCGTCCGGAAAGGGGTCGAAACGGGAGGCTACATTGTCCGGGAGACCGGAGAGAATCCCTCGCTTGTTTTGGTGGCGTCGGGGTCCGAGCTGGGGCTTTTGTGGCAGGTTCAGGATCTTCTGAAGGAACGAAAGATTGCCACCCGTCTTGTGTCCGTTCCCTCGATCAGCCGTCTCAGACGACAGACTCCCGAATCAATCGCCCGGATTTTTCCGGCGGACCGGCCGCGCGTTCTTGTGGAAGCGGCCCATCCGATGGGATGGTATCCGTTGGCGAGGCCGGGAGATCTGGTCCTCGGAATGGAAACATTCGGTGCCAGTGCCCCTGCGGAACGACTGATGGAGGCGTTTGGTTTTACCCCGGAGGCCGTTTTGTCCAGGATCGACAGACAGTGGCCGGGGGGATCCTTTCGCTGA
- the pgl gene encoding 6-phosphogluconolactonase, producing MVSRAEEQLNPSLPRLRVFPDESALAREGAALFVARIRERVLAQGHASVILAGGGSPRLLYEEAGSLFSEWPRAQLEKVFFVPGDERMVPPDDPQSNSRMIRETLFSGGAFPDSSFERIRGESPSLEEEALRYEHLLLDRFKTTGLHVPSFDWAFLGVGEDGHTASLFPGSDPSDEHRRLVLPVSRKGDRLPRISLGYRLLAHAQQTVFLAPGRKKRDILREILVEMKDCPVQKLLTLSFENGHHPEFWIDREADDPSFSRRMLESPVSPDVRGMR from the coding sequence ATGGTGTCCCGTGCTGAGGAACAATTGAATCCGTCTCTTCCGCGCCTCCGGGTTTTCCCGGATGAGTCGGCATTGGCCCGGGAAGGTGCCGCTCTTTTTGTTGCCCGGATCCGGGAGCGGGTCCTGGCCCAGGGGCATGCATCTGTGATCCTGGCGGGAGGGGGTTCCCCCCGTCTCCTCTACGAGGAAGCCGGATCGCTCTTTTCCGAATGGCCAAGGGCACAGCTTGAAAAAGTCTTCTTCGTGCCCGGAGACGAACGGATGGTGCCCCCGGACGATCCCCAGAGCAACAGCCGGATGATCCGGGAGACCCTTTTTTCCGGAGGAGCATTTCCGGATTCGTCCTTCGAACGGATTCGGGGGGAATCCCCCTCTTTGGAAGAGGAAGCCCTTCGCTATGAACATTTGCTGCTCGACCGGTTCAAGACGACGGGGCTGCACGTTCCTTCCTTTGACTGGGCATTCCTCGGTGTCGGCGAAGATGGTCATACGGCCAGTCTTTTTCCGGGGTCGGACCCGTCCGATGAACATCGTCGTCTTGTGCTGCCTGTCTCCCGGAAGGGAGATCGTCTTCCCAGAATCTCCCTCGGCTACCGTCTGCTTGCGCATGCCCAACAGACTGTTTTTCTTGCCCCGGGCCGGAAAAAAAGGGACATTCTGCGGGAAATCCTGGTCGAGATGAAAGATTGTCCGGTTCAGAAACTTCTGACGCTTTCATTTGAAAACGGCCATCATCCTGAATTCTGGATCGACAGGGAGGCGGACGATCCCTCTTTTTCCCGCCGGATGCTTGAATCACCGGTTTCGCCTGACGTCCGGGGGATGAGATGA
- the glk gene encoding glucokinase, with amino-acid sequence MRDGWIVAGDIGGTKTALGLFSPEDLQKSIRSRNLPEARVSERYPSQEFSGLIPIVETFLEKNRSILNGYPIWATFGVAGPVLENRCQTTNLPWVIEGEGLEKNFGWKQGTVHLVNDLVAMGWGINVVRSSGGIHWLRAGNADKRGNAVLVAPGTGLGEALLEEDHGSLRPWPSEGGHTDWAPFNPEQVRLLQFLWTQFDHVSSERLLSGPGLLNIYRFVSQGSPAPTLLDRGIPEEHLPEHITQAALDGTDPCSPPTLRLFVEILAQEAGNMALKALATGGVFLGGGIPVKILSFLKESSFLERMSQKGRYRELLDTVPVGVLLQEETPLWGAAYEAMLRMPV; translated from the coding sequence ATGCGCGATGGCTGGATTGTGGCCGGCGATATCGGCGGGACGAAGACAGCACTGGGGCTCTTCTCCCCAGAGGACCTTCAGAAATCGATACGCTCCAGAAATCTCCCGGAAGCGCGTGTTTCTGAACGCTATCCGAGTCAGGAGTTTTCGGGCCTGATTCCGATCGTCGAGACCTTTCTTGAAAAAAATCGTTCCATCCTGAACGGATATCCGATCTGGGCGACCTTTGGTGTTGCGGGGCCGGTTCTGGAAAACCGTTGTCAAACGACCAATCTTCCCTGGGTCATTGAAGGAGAGGGTCTCGAAAAAAATTTTGGATGGAAACAGGGGACGGTTCATTTAGTCAACGATCTGGTGGCCATGGGATGGGGGATCAATGTCGTCCGGAGTTCCGGGGGAATCCACTGGCTTCGGGCGGGAAATGCCGACAAAAGAGGCAATGCGGTCCTGGTGGCACCGGGGACCGGTTTGGGAGAAGCTCTGCTGGAAGAGGATCATGGAAGCCTGCGTCCCTGGCCGTCCGAAGGAGGGCACACCGACTGGGCTCCCTTCAACCCCGAGCAAGTGAGGCTTCTCCAGTTTTTGTGGACGCAATTTGATCACGTGAGCTCTGAACGCCTCTTGTCCGGTCCCGGACTTCTCAATATCTACCGCTTCGTCTCTCAGGGATCTCCGGCTCCGACACTTCTCGACAGGGGAATTCCCGAAGAACACCTTCCCGAACATATTACCCAGGCGGCTCTGGATGGGACCGATCCCTGTTCCCCGCCCACGCTCAGATTATTTGTCGAGATTCTTGCCCAGGAAGCGGGGAACATGGCTCTCAAGGCTCTTGCGACCGGAGGGGTGTTTCTGGGGGGAGGAATTCCGGTCAAGATCCTGTCCTTTTTGAAAGAATCGTCTTTTCTGGAGCGCATGTCCCAGAAAGGGCGCTACCGTGAACTCCTCGATACGGTTCCGGTGGGAGTGCTTCTTCAGGAAGAGACCCCTCTGTGGGGGGCGGCGTATGAGGCGATGCTGAGAATGCCAGTCTAA